In Streptococcus sp. SN-1, a single genomic region encodes these proteins:
- the parE gene encoding DNA topoisomerase IV subunit B translates to MSKKEININNYNDDAIQVLEGLDAVRKRPGMYIGSTDGAGLHHLVWEIVDNAVDEALSGFGDRIDVTINKDGSLTVQDHGRGMPTGMHAMGIPTVEVIFTILHAGGKFGQGGYKTSGGLHGVGSSVVNALSSWLEVEITRDGAIYKQRFENGGKPVMTLKKIGTAPKSKTGTKVTFMPDATIFSTTDFKYNTISERLNESAFLLKNVTLSLTDKRTDESVEFHYENGVQDFVSYLNEDKETLTPVLYFEGEDNGFQVEVALQYNDGFSDNILSFVNNVRTKDGGTHETGLKSAITKVMNDYARKTGLLKEKDKNLEGSDYREGLAAVLSILVPEEHLQFEGQTKDKLGSPLARPVVDGIVADKLTFFLMENGELASNLIRKAIKARDAREAARKARDESRNGKKNKKDKGLLSGKLTPAQSKNPAKNELYLVEGDSAGGSAKQGRDRKFQAILPLRGKVINTAKAKMSDILKNEEINTMIYTIGAGVGADFSIEDANYDKIIIMTDADTDGAHIQTLLLTFFYRYMRPLVEAGHVYIALPPLYKMSKGKGKKEEVAYAWTDGELEELRKQFGKGATLQRYKGLGEMNADQLWETTMNPETRTLIRVTIEDLARAERRVNVLMGDKVEPRRKWIEDNVRFTLEEATVF, encoded by the coding sequence TCACCTAGTCTGGGAAATCGTCGACAATGCAGTTGATGAGGCTTTGTCTGGATTTGGTGACCGTATTGATGTCACCATCAATAAAGATGGCAGTTTAACGGTTCAAGACCATGGTCGTGGGATGCCGACGGGTATGCATGCTATGGGAATCCCAACAGTTGAGGTTATCTTTACCATTCTTCACGCCGGAGGGAAATTCGGTCAGGGTGGCTACAAGACATCTGGTGGTCTCCACGGGGTTGGTTCTTCTGTTGTAAATGCTCTGTCTAGTTGGCTGGAGGTTGAAATCACCCGTGATGGTGCAATCTACAAGCAACGTTTTGAAAATGGTGGAAAACCTGTCATGACTTTGAAGAAAATCGGTACAGCGCCTAAGTCTAAAACAGGTACCAAGGTTACTTTTATGCCTGATGCGACCATCTTTTCTACGACAGACTTCAAGTACAATACCATCTCAGAGCGTCTTAATGAATCAGCCTTTCTCTTGAAAAATGTGACCTTGTCTCTAACGGATAAACGCACAGATGAGTCTGTTGAGTTTCACTATGAAAATGGGGTACAAGACTTTGTTTCTTATCTGAACGAAGACAAGGAGACCTTGACGCCAGTTCTGTACTTTGAAGGGGAAGACAATGGTTTTCAAGTGGAAGTAGCGCTTCAGTACAATGATGGATTTTCAGATAACATCTTGTCCTTTGTTAATAATGTTCGCACCAAGGACGGTGGAACGCATGAGACAGGACTCAAGTCTGCTATCACTAAGGTCATGAATGACTATGCGCGTAAGACGGGACTTCTCAAGGAAAAAGATAAAAACCTTGAAGGTTCAGACTATCGTGAGGGACTAGCGGCCGTTCTTTCTATCTTGGTTCCTGAAGAACACCTCCAGTTTGAAGGACAGACCAAGGACAAACTAGGAAGTCCACTAGCTCGCCCAGTTGTGGATGGCATTGTGGCGGATAAGTTGACCTTCTTTCTTATGGAAAATGGTGAATTGGCTTCTAACCTCATCCGCAAGGCTATCAAGGCGCGTGATGCTCGTGAAGCGGCACGTAAGGCGCGTGATGAGAGCCGAAATGGTAAGAAAAATAAAAAAGACAAGGGCTTGCTGTCTGGGAAATTGACCCCAGCTCAGTCTAAGAATCCAGCTAAGAATGAACTCTATCTAGTCGAGGGAGATTCTGCCGGAGGTTCTGCCAAACAAGGCCGTGACCGCAAGTTCCAGGCTATTCTACCTCTTCGTGGTAAGGTTATCAATACAGCCAAGGCCAAGATGTCGGATATCCTCAAAAATGAAGAAATCAACACCATGATTTATACCATTGGTGCGGGTGTGGGGGCTGACTTCTCTATTGAAGATGCCAACTATGATAAGATCATTATCATGACCGATGCGGATACCGACGGTGCCCATATTCAAACCCTTCTCTTGACATTTTTCTACCGTTATATGCGTCCGCTAGTTGAGGCAGGACATGTCTATATTGCCCTTCCGCCTCTTTACAAGATGTCAAAAGGGAAAGGCAAGAAAGAAGAAGTGGCCTATGCTTGGACGGACGGAGAACTAGAAGAACTCCGCAAACAGTTTGGTAAAGGTGCTACACTCCAACGTTATAAAGGTCTTGGTGAGATGAATGCGGATCAACTCTGGGAAACAACTATGAACCCAGAAACGCGTACCCTTATCCGTGTCACTATCGAAGACCTAGCACGCGCAGAACGCCGCGTCAATGTCCTCATGGGTGACAAGGTCGAACCACGCCGTAAGTGGATTGAGGATAATGTCAGGTTTACGCTGGAAGAAGCGACAGTGTTTTAA
- a CDS encoding GTP pyrophosphokinase, whose protein sequence is MIEKVERLITEINRIHQEYSKDYFETGKVEKINLKHTFSKVPTKAILAYRLNLHESINDYLMKADVQDIAYVYRVKTSESILDKITRFSERQEGYPVNSILNDVFGARMILSSKEIAQVMDKLDDWQEIYGLKNWYLRDKDGYVGIHIYFKNKSNFYYPWELQLWDKKDVDSNIASHIKYKRGFVE, encoded by the coding sequence ATGATTGAAAAAGTGGAACGCCTCATTACAGAGATTAATCGTATTCATCAAGAATATTCTAAAGATTATTTTGAAACGGGTAAGGTGGAAAAAATCAATCTCAAGCATACCTTTTCAAAAGTTCCGACGAAAGCGATTTTGGCCTACCGTCTGAATTTACATGAGTCAATTAATGACTATCTGATGAAAGCGGATGTCCAAGATATTGCCTATGTTTATCGTGTCAAAACTTCTGAGTCTATTTTAGATAAAATTACACGTTTTTCAGAGCGTCAAGAGGGCTATCCAGTTAATTCAATTCTTAATGATGTTTTTGGTGCTCGTATGATTTTAAGTTCCAAAGAGATAGCTCAAGTCATGGATAAATTAGATGATTGGCAAGAGATTTACGGACTAAAAAACTGGTATTTACGTGATAAAGATGGCTATGTCGGTATTCATATCTATTTTAAAAATAAAAGTAATTTTTATTACCCATGGGAACTTCAACTTTGGGATAAGAAAGATGTAGATAGTAATATCGCCAGCCATATCAAGTATAAACGAGGATTTGTGGAGTAG
- a CDS encoding aminoglycoside 6-adenylyltransferase codes for MRAETEMLDLILQTAKTLQVKAVAMSGSRTNQKTSKDEFQDYDVVYVVENLDELITDLSWLDRFGKRIIEQEVTLGHRRLYLMLFEDGNRIDLALCPKDRIKEWVDSEAGFTVLEDPNGLFELYSPSPQRFWTNPASAIDFENACNEFWWVSAYVVKGICRNQLIYAIDHLYGICQQEFLKILAWQVASARGKVDIGKNYKYLFQYLPAEKEFSNLLDFSSIEKLSQSLLATMQLFHREAQRLAQKLGFDYDKEVAEKMIEYAEERMKKFGNN; via the coding sequence ATGAGAGCTGAAACAGAAATGCTAGATCTGATTTTACAGACTGCCAAAACTTTACAAGTCAAAGCTGTCGCTATGTCTGGTTCACGGACAAACCAAAAGACTTCAAAAGACGAGTTTCAAGATTATGATGTAGTCTATGTTGTAGAGAATCTGGACGAGCTGATTACAGATTTATCTTGGTTGGACCGGTTTGGCAAACGCATTATTGAGCAAGAAGTCACCCTTGGTCACCGTCGCCTATATCTCATGCTTTTTGAAGATGGCAATCGGATTGATTTGGCCCTCTGCCCCAAAGACCGCATTAAAGAGTGGGTGGATAGTGAGGCAGGATTCACCGTTTTAGAAGATCCTAATGGTTTGTTTGAACTTTATTCACCGAGTCCTCAACGCTTTTGGACAAATCCAGCTAGTGCGATAGATTTTGAAAATGCCTGCAATGAATTTTGGTGGGTGTCAGCCTACGTTGTCAAAGGGATTTGTAGGAATCAGCTCATCTATGCTATTGATCATCTCTACGGCATTTGTCAACAAGAATTCTTGAAAATTTTGGCTTGGCAGGTTGCAAGTGCTAGGGGGAAAGTCGATATCGGCAAGAACTACAAGTACCTCTTTCAGTATTTGCCTGCTGAGAAAGAATTCTCAAATCTGCTTGATTTTTCAAGTATAGAGAAACTCAGCCAGTCTTTATTGGCTACGATGCAACTTTTCCATAGAGAAGCTCAAAGACTTGCTCAAAAGCTGGGATTTGACTACGATAAAGAAGTGGCTGAGAAGATGATTGAGTATGCTGAGGAAAGAATGAAGAAGTTTGGGAATAACTAG